Proteins from a single region of Limosilactobacillus fermentum:
- a CDS encoding DUF4811 domain-containing protein has protein sequence MLILLLIVLFGGSFFFFANLHPHRTGAITSALFFGLSIFLLVLNMGTHLGLTKTTNNNRQTIRPTSTSQGVQLLVYQPLGTTNNERVYVYNGDQKSPLPGKRGLAKTTRVASSVTTTNAKHATLTLTTTKYTYQNQLAKVLFAIPGTKLATTQQVAHFTVPKSWLVLSSKQATRLKQAAANPTNQATLKTQATAYVTAHVQSDLKALAAKAQAGDQAAQAQLANQTQLTQSLAAKYQRAFTRQALLKLSSH, from the coding sequence ATGCTGATCTTACTATTAATTGTCCTCTTTGGCGGGAGCTTCTTTTTCTTCGCCAACCTACATCCCCACCGCACTGGGGCCATCACCAGCGCCCTCTTCTTTGGTCTGTCCATCTTTTTATTGGTCTTAAACATGGGCACCCACCTGGGGTTGACTAAAACCACCAACAACAACCGCCAAACCATTCGACCGACCTCGACCTCCCAGGGAGTCCAGCTCCTGGTCTACCAGCCACTGGGCACCACCAACAACGAGCGGGTTTACGTATATAACGGCGACCAAAAGTCCCCGCTCCCCGGCAAACGGGGCCTGGCCAAAACGACCAGGGTCGCCAGTTCGGTTACCACCACTAACGCTAAGCACGCCACCCTGACCCTAACGACCACCAAGTACACCTACCAAAATCAGCTCGCTAAGGTCCTCTTTGCCATCCCCGGCACCAAGCTCGCGACCACCCAGCAAGTCGCCCACTTCACGGTGCCCAAGTCCTGGTTGGTCTTGTCGAGCAAACAAGCGACCAGGTTAAAACAAGCAGCCGCTAACCCTACTAACCAGGCCACCTTAAAGACCCAGGCGACCGCCTACGTTACCGCCCACGTCCAAAGCGACCTGAAAGCACTGGCGGCCAAGGCCCAGGCCGGTGACCAAGCAGCGCAGGCTCAGTTGGCTAACCAAACCCAGCTGACCCAAAGTTTAGCGGCCAAGTACCAACGCGCCTTCACCCGCCAGGCACTCCTAAAATTAAGTAGCCATTAA
- a CDS encoding cytochrome b5 domain-containing protein yields the protein MADKVFTLAELAQYDGQDGRPAYFAYEGQVYDASSIPNWKENKNHGNLAGKDITDALKHSPHGAGVIEGLPVVGTLG from the coding sequence ATGGCAGATAAGGTGTTTACCCTCGCGGAACTTGCTCAATATGACGGTCAGGACGGTCGCCCGGCTTACTTCGCTTACGAAGGCCAGGTGTACGACGCTTCTTCCATCCCGAACTGGAAAGAGAACAAGAACCACGGCAACCTTGCCGGTAAGGACATCACTGACGCCCTCAAGCACTCCCCCCACGGGGCCGGAGTCATCGAAGGCTTGCCAGTGGTTGGTACCCTCGGTTAA
- a CDS encoding helix-turn-helix transcriptional regulator, with translation MTRPLNQLQLAEHGADEINTLLKGERHYYRPVAEPTQLAVLETFLDAVYAHKKVIVDYRKRDGSIDKDYVFTPLSIEHFDYYWYVRGYKEVDTTKGAKGDEADAARILRCDGVLSIKIGPDATKRELEGFEADRNTVIGMFKGKNHQTQTILVKADHKAAKITIDRINAEVVGYYVDQTEFPASSLAEVPDDAPVKLKSRLMLGAGLYLLLGISGIEVLEPKELRLEIIKKLSDTLARYQLD, from the coding sequence TTGACCCGCCCCTTAAACCAGCTCCAACTCGCCGAACACGGGGCCGACGAAATTAACACCTTGTTAAAGGGGGAGCGCCATTACTACCGTCCGGTGGCCGAACCGACCCAGCTGGCGGTCTTAGAAACCTTCCTCGACGCCGTCTACGCCCACAAAAAGGTGATCGTTGACTACCGTAAGCGCGACGGTTCGATCGACAAGGACTACGTTTTCACCCCGCTAAGCATCGAACACTTCGATTACTACTGGTACGTCCGCGGCTACAAGGAGGTCGACACCACCAAGGGCGCTAAGGGGGATGAGGCCGACGCTGCCCGGATCCTGCGCTGCGACGGGGTATTGTCGATCAAAATCGGCCCCGACGCCACCAAGCGTGAGCTCGAGGGCTTTGAAGCCGACCGTAACACCGTGATCGGTATGTTCAAGGGCAAAAACCACCAGACCCAAACCATCCTGGTCAAGGCCGACCACAAGGCCGCCAAAATCACGATCGACCGCATTAACGCCGAGGTGGTTGGCTACTACGTCGACCAAACCGAGTTCCCGGCCTCTTCTTTAGCCGAAGTGCCCGATGACGCGCCGGTCAAGTTAAAGTCACGCTTAATGCTGGGCGCCGGCCTTTACCTCTTGCTGGGGATTTCCGGCATCGAGGTCTTGGAACCCAAGGAATTACGTTTAGAAATTATCAAAAAACTCTCCGACACCCTCGCCCGTTACCAGCTCGACTAA